From Methanomassiliicoccales archaeon LGM-RCC1, one genomic window encodes:
- a CDS encoding DUF169 domain-containing protein gives MSRLSEILKLENHAVAIYREAKIPEDACVPQQGHCTIPSLFMRCVRLGDKCAADSEHSPCHGSKSGFGFGGISDRQRSAWSASTIPEEVRETIAHKSSGMSYFKTPEIAMMQLEKVKDYGDGKDAIVFQDLDEALKEGKPIEVVAFLVDPVRLSLLQQLAAFSKTTPGPAAIMQYGFACQQVYALPRGEGESDDPHAIIGMTDMYARRFVDKDKLSFAVPFKLYQRMVADIDDSFLSKDKYLENFEKAL, from the coding sequence ATGAGCAGATTGTCCGAGATACTGAAGCTTGAGAACCATGCCGTCGCCATCTATCGCGAGGCCAAGATCCCGGAGGACGCTTGCGTTCCCCAACAGGGTCATTGCACCATACCTTCGCTGTTCATGCGCTGTGTGCGCTTAGGGGACAAGTGCGCCGCGGATTCCGAGCATTCGCCCTGTCACGGTTCCAAGAGCGGTTTCGGTTTCGGAGGGATATCCGACCGTCAGAGGTCTGCCTGGTCTGCTTCTACAATTCCTGAGGAGGTAAGGGAGACCATCGCCCACAAGAGCTCGGGGATGTCGTACTTCAAGACGCCGGAGATCGCCATGATGCAGCTGGAGAAGGTGAAGGACTACGGCGATGGAAAGGATGCCATAGTCTTCCAGGACCTAGACGAGGCGCTCAAGGAAGGCAAGCCGATAGAGGTCGTTGCATTCCTGGTGGATCCTGTCCGTCTCAGCCTCCTTCAGCAGCTCGCGGCATTCTCCAAGACCACACCGGGCCCCGCTGCTATCATGCAGTACGGTTTCGCATGTCAGCAGGTCTATGCCCTGCCCAGGGGAGAGGGTGAGAGCGACGATCCGCATGCCATCATCGGGATGACCGACATGTACGCAAGGCGCTTCGTTGACAAGGACAAGCTTTCGTTCGCCGTGCCCTTCAAGCTCTACCAGCGCATGGTCGCGGACATTGACGATTCCTTCCTGTCGAAGGACAAGTACCTGGAGAACTTCGAGAAGGCTCTCTGA
- a CDS encoding glutamine synthetase III, whose protein sequence is MPSSRFRAVDEAFRKMPVHVDAPAAVTSDYYGCNVFNRKAMRQYLSEDTRRKIYESSEQGKTLDRDTAEDVAAGLKKWAMEMGATHYTHWFQPLTGGTAEKHVSFIEPFGKGEAIEELTGKLLCQQESDASSFPNGGLRNTFEARGYTAWDPSSPAFIIADTLCIPTIFISYNGEALDYKAPLLRSEIAVGKAAEDLLEYFGIKDDRVVSYLGWEQEYFLVDSALYSLRPDLIMVDRTLIGHNAARNQQLEDHYLGSIPERVLAFMRDLEFECYKLGIPIKARHNEVAPNQFEIAPVFEAANLANDHNLLLMAMMKKVSERHGFKVLFHEKPFAGVNGSGKHCNWSIGTVSGIGLFTPGKTDSENLMFLMFVANVLKAVYDHNALLKASVLTATNAHRLGANEAPPAIISTFLGAQLMQAFDDLLNSSDMVKLNGKKSYKLNIPQVPELLLDNTDRNRTSPFAFTGNRFEFRAVGSSANCSNAVATLNTIVADQLTIFKKAVDKKVAAGTPVMQAILDETRETYKASMNICFDGNGYSEEWKKEAKKRGLDCETSPPKSYCALTDKATVAMYKRTGVMNAAELEARKETFCDIYSKKVEIEARILADLTENHILPIATQYETRLLDNVSKMKDIFSEADYKKLSAGKVAMIKTIAEDLSEARKLAMDMEKACDKANTAKSEYAKANAYHDKVIPYIEKIRVLVDDLEMIVDDEMWPLPKYRELLFIR, encoded by the coding sequence ATGCCTAGCAGCAGGTTCAGAGCCGTCGATGAAGCGTTCAGGAAGATGCCTGTGCATGTCGATGCACCGGCAGCGGTCACATCGGACTACTACGGATGCAACGTTTTCAACAGGAAGGCCATGAGGCAGTATCTCTCCGAGGATACAAGGCGCAAGATCTACGAGTCCAGCGAGCAGGGGAAGACCCTCGACAGGGACACGGCCGAGGATGTGGCTGCAGGTCTGAAGAAGTGGGCCATGGAGATGGGAGCCACCCATTACACCCACTGGTTCCAGCCTCTGACAGGCGGTACCGCCGAGAAGCACGTATCTTTCATAGAGCCCTTCGGGAAAGGGGAGGCCATCGAGGAGCTGACAGGGAAGCTGCTCTGCCAGCAGGAGTCCGATGCATCATCGTTCCCCAACGGAGGACTGAGGAACACCTTCGAGGCCAGAGGATACACCGCATGGGATCCGTCGTCGCCCGCTTTCATCATCGCGGACACGTTGTGCATCCCCACGATTTTCATCTCATACAACGGGGAGGCCCTGGACTACAAGGCGCCTCTTCTCAGGTCGGAGATCGCCGTCGGCAAGGCAGCCGAGGATCTCCTTGAGTACTTTGGAATCAAGGACGACAGGGTCGTCTCCTATCTCGGATGGGAGCAGGAGTACTTCCTGGTCGATTCCGCATTGTACTCTCTGCGCCCCGACCTCATAATGGTCGACAGGACGCTCATCGGCCACAACGCGGCCAGGAACCAGCAGCTCGAGGACCACTACCTGGGATCGATCCCTGAGAGGGTCCTGGCGTTCATGAGGGACCTGGAGTTCGAGTGCTACAAGCTCGGCATCCCGATAAAGGCCAGGCACAACGAGGTCGCACCCAACCAGTTCGAGATTGCTCCCGTGTTCGAGGCAGCGAACCTCGCTAACGACCACAACCTCCTGCTGATGGCCATGATGAAGAAGGTCTCGGAGAGGCACGGATTCAAGGTGCTATTCCACGAGAAGCCCTTCGCAGGCGTCAACGGATCCGGTAAGCACTGCAACTGGTCCATCGGTACTGTGTCCGGAATCGGACTGTTCACACCCGGCAAGACCGACAGCGAGAACCTGATGTTCCTGATGTTCGTGGCCAACGTTCTCAAGGCCGTATACGATCATAACGCGCTGCTCAAGGCATCGGTCCTGACAGCGACCAACGCCCACAGGCTGGGCGCCAACGAGGCCCCTCCGGCGATAATCTCCACTTTCCTGGGAGCTCAGCTTATGCAGGCATTCGACGACCTGCTTAACTCCTCGGACATGGTCAAGCTGAATGGCAAGAAGTCATACAAGCTCAACATCCCGCAGGTGCCCGAGCTCCTGCTGGACAACACGGACAGGAACAGGACCTCGCCCTTCGCATTCACGGGTAACAGGTTCGAGTTCAGGGCGGTCGGTTCCTCAGCGAACTGCTCCAACGCCGTCGCCACGCTCAACACCATCGTGGCGGACCAGCTGACGATATTCAAGAAAGCCGTCGACAAGAAGGTCGCCGCAGGCACACCCGTCATGCAGGCCATCCTCGACGAGACCCGCGAGACGTACAAGGCATCGATGAACATCTGCTTCGACGGAAACGGATACTCCGAGGAGTGGAAGAAGGAGGCCAAGAAGCGCGGGCTCGACTGCGAGACATCACCTCCCAAGTCCTACTGCGCCCTGACCGACAAGGCCACGGTCGCGATGTACAAGAGGACCGGGGTCATGAACGCGGCGGAGCTGGAGGCGAGGAAGGAGACCTTCTGCGACATCTACAGCAAGAAGGTGGAGATCGAGGCCAGGATCCTCGCGGACCTCACCGAGAACCACATCCTGCCCATCGCCACCCAGTACGAGACAAGGCTGCTCGACAACGTGTCCAAGATGAAGGATATCTTCTCCGAGGCCGACTACAAGAAGCTCTCGGCGGGCAAGGTCGCCATGATAAAGACCATAGCGGAGGACCTGTCCGAGGCACGCAAGCTCGCCATGGACATGGAGAAGGCCTGCGACAAGGCCAACACCGCGAAGTCGGAGTACGCCAAGGCAAATGCCTATCACGACAAGGTCATCCCCTACATCGAGAAGATCAGGGTGCTCGTCGACGACCTCGAGATGATCGTGGACGACGAGATGTGGCCTCTGCCCAAGTACCGCGAGCTCCTGTTCATCCGCTGA
- the thsB gene encoding thermosome subunit beta yields MGMGNAPVIILREGTKREKGKDAQMNNISAAVAISGAVKSSLGPRGMDKMLVDSMGDVIITNDGVTILKEMDVQHPAAKMLVEVAKTQDAEVGDGTTTSVILAGELLKKATDLIDANVHPTIIAKGYRMANEKAQEILDKIAMKVSIDDEKTLKLIAETAMISKQVNQSKELFADIVVDAIKTIAEKKGKGYEIDLKNITTVKKAGANMEETQIVKGLVIDKEPVQLNMEKCVKKAKIALIDSAFEVKKTEIDAKIQINDPSQIAAFVKEEENMLKKMVDQVIKSGANVVFCQKGIDDPAQHMFTKAGIYACRRVKKSDMERLAKSTGANICNNLNDLDKSDLGYADCVELKKVGEEQMTFISGLKDPKTVTILVRGGTNHVADEVERSLVDAWSVVKVAIEDGKMVTGGGSTAMEIAMQLRDYAQSVGGREQIAIEAFASAMEAIPSTLAENAGQDPINVLIEMRKQHKGKKVYAGFNPYTGKVEDMKKLNVIEPYRIGTQAINSATDAAVMILRIDDVIAAATHSGPGPQDMPDMSDMM; encoded by the coding sequence ATGGGAATGGGTAACGCACCCGTCATCATCCTTAGAGAAGGAACAAAGAGGGAGAAGGGCAAGGACGCTCAGATGAACAACATCTCAGCAGCGGTCGCCATCTCCGGAGCAGTCAAGAGCAGCCTGGGACCCAGGGGAATGGACAAGATGCTTGTCGATTCCATGGGAGACGTCATCATCACCAACGATGGAGTTACCATCCTCAAGGAGATGGATGTCCAGCACCCCGCAGCAAAGATGCTCGTCGAGGTCGCAAAGACACAGGACGCAGAGGTCGGAGACGGAACAACAACATCCGTCATCCTCGCAGGTGAGCTCCTCAAGAAGGCAACAGACCTGATCGACGCGAACGTCCACCCCACAATCATCGCAAAGGGATACAGGATGGCGAACGAGAAGGCCCAGGAGATCCTGGACAAGATCGCCATGAAGGTCTCCATCGACGATGAGAAGACACTCAAGCTCATCGCAGAGACCGCGATGATCTCCAAGCAGGTCAACCAGTCCAAGGAGCTCTTCGCAGACATCGTCGTCGACGCCATCAAGACGATCGCCGAGAAGAAGGGCAAGGGCTACGAGATCGACCTCAAGAACATCACCACAGTCAAGAAGGCAGGCGCCAACATGGAAGAGACGCAGATCGTCAAGGGTCTCGTCATCGACAAAGAGCCCGTCCAGCTCAACATGGAGAAGTGCGTGAAGAAGGCGAAGATCGCCCTCATCGACTCGGCATTCGAGGTCAAGAAGACCGAGATCGACGCCAAGATCCAGATCAACGATCCCTCGCAGATCGCCGCTTTCGTCAAGGAAGAGGAGAACATGCTCAAGAAGATGGTCGACCAGGTCATCAAGTCTGGTGCGAACGTCGTCTTCTGCCAGAAGGGAATCGATGACCCCGCCCAGCACATGTTCACAAAGGCAGGCATCTACGCATGCAGGCGTGTCAAGAAGTCCGACATGGAGAGGCTCGCCAAGTCCACCGGTGCAAACATCTGCAACAACCTGAACGACCTCGATAAGTCAGACCTCGGATACGCAGACTGCGTCGAGCTGAAGAAGGTCGGAGAGGAGCAGATGACATTCATCTCCGGACTCAAGGACCCCAAGACCGTCACCATCCTCGTAAGGGGAGGAACCAACCACGTCGCAGACGAGGTAGAGAGGTCACTGGTCGATGCATGGTCCGTCGTCAAGGTCGCAATCGAGGACGGAAAGATGGTCACCGGAGGAGGATCCACCGCAATGGAGATCGCAATGCAGCTCCGCGACTACGCACAGTCCGTAGGCGGAAGGGAGCAGATCGCAATCGAGGCATTCGCTTCCGCAATGGAGGCCATCCCCTCGACTCTCGCAGAGAACGCAGGACAGGATCCCATCAATGTACTCATCGAGATGAGGAAGCAGCACAAGGGCAAGAAGGTCTACGCAGGATTCAACCCCTACACCGGAAAGGTTGAGGACATGAAGAAGCTCAACGTCATCGAGCCCTACAGGATCGGAACACAGGCCATCAACTCGGCCACCGACGCTGCAGTCATGATCCTCAGGATCGACGACGTCATCGCTGCTGCAACGCACAGCGGACCCGGTCCCCAGGACATGCCCGACATGAGCGACATGATGTAA
- the dnaK gene encoding molecular chaperone DnaK, producing the protein MSRIIGIDLGTSNSAASIMEGGRPTMIPSAEGTSVGGKSFPSYVAFTKDGQLLVGEPARRQAVTNPDGTIKNVKRKMGGNEKVTALGKEYTPQQISAFILQKIKKDAESYLGETVDKAVITVPAYFNDNQRQATKDAGAIAGLEVVRIINEPTAAALAYGLDKSDVEQKIMVFDLGGGTLDVTIMDFSDGVFEVLSTSGDTQLGGSDMDEALTKYVIKEFQKETGVDLAADNMAFWRVREACEKAKIELSTTMQTEVNLPFIASDASGPKHLVQTITRAKLEELVEPIVARCKQSITQAISDAHLSNDKIDKIIMVGGPTRMPIVQNFVESIVGPKIQRGIDPMECVSMGASIQGAVLSGEVKDVLLLDVTPLSLGIETLGGIATKLIERNTTIPTKKSQVFSTAADNQPSVEINVVQGERQMAADNTSLGKFILDGIPPAPRGVPQIEVTFDIDANGIINVTAKDKGTGKEQKITIASSNKLSKEEIDDLVKQAEQFADADKKKAELVEVHNQAETAVYTVRKSLDELGEKVTQEERASIEPAISDLETANKTDNIDDIKAKMDALMKAMGPISQRVYQEASQQQAQQGPAGEEPKQGGNGGSNNGDYVDADYKIVDDE; encoded by the coding sequence ATGTCAAGAATCATCGGAATTGATCTAGGAACAAGCAATTCGGCCGCCTCCATCATGGAGGGAGGAAGGCCGACAATGATCCCCAGCGCAGAGGGAACCAGCGTCGGAGGAAAGTCATTCCCTTCGTACGTAGCATTCACAAAGGACGGACAGCTCCTCGTGGGAGAGCCCGCAAGGAGGCAGGCCGTCACAAATCCTGACGGAACCATCAAGAACGTCAAGAGGAAGATGGGCGGAAACGAGAAGGTCACCGCACTCGGAAAGGAGTACACACCCCAGCAGATCTCCGCATTCATCCTTCAGAAGATCAAGAAGGACGCGGAGTCCTACCTCGGCGAGACCGTCGACAAAGCGGTCATCACCGTCCCCGCATACTTCAACGACAACCAGAGGCAGGCGACGAAGGACGCAGGAGCCATCGCCGGACTCGAGGTCGTTCGTATCATCAACGAGCCTACGGCAGCCGCACTCGCATACGGACTGGACAAGTCCGATGTCGAGCAGAAGATCATGGTATTCGACCTCGGAGGAGGAACCCTCGATGTCACCATCATGGACTTCAGCGACGGAGTGTTCGAGGTGCTGTCCACATCCGGAGACACCCAGCTGGGAGGATCCGATATGGATGAGGCTCTCACCAAGTATGTCATCAAGGAATTCCAGAAGGAGACCGGAGTCGACCTCGCAGCCGACAACATGGCCTTCTGGAGGGTCAGAGAGGCATGTGAGAAGGCGAAGATCGAGCTGTCCACCACGATGCAGACAGAGGTCAACCTGCCCTTCATCGCATCCGACGCATCAGGCCCCAAGCACCTGGTCCAGACGATCACCCGTGCAAAGCTCGAGGAGCTCGTGGAGCCCATCGTCGCAAGGTGCAAGCAGTCCATCACTCAGGCGATCAGCGATGCGCACCTGTCCAACGACAAGATCGACAAGATCATCATGGTCGGAGGACCCACCAGGATGCCCATCGTCCAGAACTTCGTCGAGAGCATCGTCGGACCCAAGATCCAGCGCGGAATCGACCCGATGGAGTGTGTATCCATGGGAGCCTCGATCCAGGGAGCCGTGCTCTCCGGAGAGGTCAAGGACGTCCTCCTTCTGGATGTCACGCCACTGTCCCTCGGAATTGAGACCCTCGGAGGTATCGCGACCAAGCTGATCGAGAGGAACACCACCATCCCGACCAAGAAGTCGCAGGTGTTCTCCACCGCAGCCGACAACCAGCCCTCCGTGGAGATCAACGTCGTCCAGGGAGAGAGGCAGATGGCCGCCGACAATACATCGCTCGGAAAGTTCATCCTCGACGGAATACCCCCCGCACCCCGCGGAGTGCCCCAGATCGAGGTCACCTTCGATATCGATGCAAACGGTATCATCAACGTCACCGCGAAGGACAAGGGAACCGGAAAGGAGCAGAAGATCACTATCGCATCCTCCAACAAGCTCAGCAAGGAAGAGATCGACGACCTGGTCAAGCAGGCAGAGCAGTTCGCAGACGCCGACAAGAAGAAGGCGGAGCTGGTCGAGGTCCACAACCAGGCGGAGACCGCGGTGTACACCGTACGCAAGTCCCTGGACGAGCTCGGCGAGAAGGTCACACAGGAGGAGAGGGCATCCATCGAGCCCGCGATCTCCGACCTCGAGACTGCCAACAAGACAGACAACATCGACGACATCAAGGCCAAGATGGACGCGCTCATGAAGGCCATGGGTCCCATCAGCCAGAGGGTCTACCAGGAGGCCTCGCAGCAGCAGGCCCAGCAGGGACCTGCCGGAGAGGAGCCCAAGCAGGGCGGAAACGGCGGATCCAACAACGGCGACTACGTCGATGCAGACTACAAGATCGTGGATGACGAGTGA
- a CDS encoding adenine phosphoribosyltransferase — protein sequence MKQLADYVTTIPNFPKEGIMFRDITTILQDPEGLKMAIDQLIDHLKDVDFDVVVGSESRGFLFGAPVAYAMGKGFILARKKGKLPREVISQEYDLEYGTATIEMHKDSIKPGQKVVIIDDLIATGGTTEAIVKLVERLGGEIVSMGFVLELAGLKGREKFAKYNPFALITYPGN from the coding sequence ATGAAGCAGTTAGCCGACTATGTCACGACGATCCCCAACTTCCCCAAGGAAGGGATCATGTTCAGGGACATCACAACTATCCTACAGGACCCCGAGGGACTGAAGATGGCGATCGACCAGCTCATCGACCACCTGAAGGATGTGGACTTCGACGTCGTAGTGGGATCGGAATCCCGCGGATTCCTCTTCGGAGCCCCCGTCGCATACGCCATGGGGAAGGGATTCATCCTCGCCAGGAAGAAGGGAAAGCTCCCGAGAGAGGTCATCAGCCAGGAATACGATCTGGAGTACGGAACGGCTACGATCGAGATGCATAAGGACTCCATCAAGCCCGGACAGAAGGTCGTCATCATCGACGACCTCATCGCCACAGGCGGAACCACCGAGGCCATCGTCAAGCTCGTCGAGAGGCTGGGCGGAGAGATCGTCAGCATGGGATTCGTCCTGGAGCTGGCTGGACTCAAGGGCAGGGAGAAGTTCGCGAAGTACAACCCCTTCGCACTGATCACATACCCCGGAAACTGA
- the dnaJ gene encoding molecular chaperone DnaJ, producing MPRDYYEVLGVDKNATPEEIKKAYRSLAKKYHPDVSTEPKEVAEAKFKEISEAYEVLSDQEKRGLYDQYGFDGVKQQFGEGGFTWDNFTRADDISDIFGDIFGSMFGGGMRSSRSRNSPSQGDSLRYDLEITLKDVFEGKKVKLDIPHAVVCSACNGTGGKDGKVTTCSKCGGSGQVQMVRRTPFGNMVSVSDCPDCRGKGKTSAEKCPRCHGNGRYTTDSHIDLNVPKGIDDGMRIRVPGAGNAGYNGGPAGDLFVVVHVKESKEFERDGANLWSKVTTTYPKLVLGGEETVTAIDGDKVQITIPTGTQVGTVLKVPGKGLPRMNSSSRGDMMVRVFVNVPKSVTDEEKELLLKLDSTASKTTKKSRKKLF from the coding sequence ATGCCGAGAGACTACTATGAGGTCCTCGGGGTCGACAAGAACGCGACACCCGAGGAGATAAAGAAGGCGTACCGCTCCCTTGCGAAGAAGTACCACCCTGACGTATCCACCGAGCCCAAGGAGGTAGCGGAAGCTAAATTCAAGGAGATCTCGGAAGCCTATGAGGTCCTCTCGGATCAGGAGAAGAGGGGCCTGTACGACCAGTACGGCTTCGACGGAGTCAAACAGCAGTTCGGTGAGGGCGGGTTCACCTGGGATAACTTCACGCGTGCCGACGACATCAGCGACATATTCGGAGACATCTTCGGAAGCATGTTCGGCGGCGGCATGAGGTCCTCCAGATCCCGCAACTCACCGTCCCAGGGAGACTCCCTCAGATATGACCTGGAGATCACCCTCAAGGACGTGTTCGAGGGCAAGAAGGTCAAGCTGGACATCCCCCACGCCGTCGTATGCAGTGCATGCAATGGAACGGGAGGGAAGGACGGCAAGGTCACCACATGCTCCAAGTGCGGAGGATCCGGTCAGGTGCAGATGGTCAGGAGGACCCCCTTCGGGAACATGGTCTCCGTATCCGACTGTCCCGACTGCCGCGGTAAGGGTAAGACCTCTGCGGAGAAGTGCCCCCGCTGCCACGGCAACGGAAGGTACACCACCGATTCCCATATCGACCTGAACGTCCCCAAGGGGATAGACGACGGCATGAGGATCAGAGTCCCTGGAGCGGGGAACGCAGGATACAACGGCGGACCCGCAGGGGACCTGTTCGTAGTGGTCCATGTCAAGGAGAGCAAGGAGTTCGAGCGTGACGGGGCCAACCTATGGTCCAAGGTCACCACAACATATCCCAAGCTGGTCCTCGGAGGGGAGGAGACGGTCACCGCCATCGATGGCGACAAGGTCCAGATCACCATCCCTACCGGAACCCAGGTGGGAACCGTCCTTAAGGTCCCCGGAAAGGGACTTCCAAGGATGAATTCGTCCTCCAGAGGGGATATGATGGTCCGCGTCTTCGTGAACGTGCCGAAGTCGGTCACCGACGAGGAGAAGGAGCTCCTGCTCAAGCTGGACTCCACCGCTTCCAAGACAACCAAGAAGTCACGCAAGAAGCTGTTTTGA
- a CDS encoding HPP family protein yields the protein MDYWEGVKERMDKPQIIRAIACFIGIGFLGILWAFHDLPLLIASLGSTAVTLYGLPKAPAAKPKSAILGQFSSAICGWVVQYLLGSEWYACAIAVMLSLIVMVLLNCVHPPGGATALSAVLMPMPWTFIFAPVLVGVVFLVIVAYFANKACERYEPKPETAS from the coding sequence ATGGATTATTGGGAAGGCGTCAAGGAACGCATGGATAAGCCCCAGATCATCAGAGCCATCGCCTGTTTCATAGGCATAGGCTTCCTTGGGATACTCTGGGCCTTCCACGACCTTCCGCTGCTCATAGCATCTCTGGGATCAACAGCGGTGACCCTGTACGGCCTTCCAAAGGCCCCGGCCGCTAAGCCCAAGAGCGCAATTCTCGGACAGTTCTCATCCGCGATCTGCGGATGGGTTGTGCAGTACCTGCTTGGATCGGAATGGTACGCCTGCGCCATAGCCGTAATGCTGTCCCTGATTGTGATGGTCCTGCTGAACTGCGTCCACCCGCCGGGAGGAGCCACAGCGCTGAGCGCGGTCCTCATGCCCATGCCCTGGACATTCATATTCGCACCAGTCCTAGTAGGAGTGGTGTTCCTGGTCATCGTCGCATATTTCGCGAACAAGGCCTGCGAGAGGTACGAACCCAAACCTGAGACCGCCAGTTGA
- a CDS encoding NUDIX domain-containing protein, giving the protein MRPFFTIDMEDYDDSDPVLYQPASRGIIWKNGKLALIRSVKYGYYKFPGGGVEEDETLIDALIREVREETGLEVIRTSIHEYGMSKRREKGIWDYVLDQDSYYYICDVSDKTYRQKLTKHEKEAKFVLEYADPETAIEANERYLKRDHKVAIDRDTRILRILAHEH; this is encoded by the coding sequence ATGAGGCCATTCTTCACCATCGACATGGAGGACTACGATGATTCCGATCCGGTCCTCTACCAGCCGGCATCCAGGGGGATCATCTGGAAGAACGGCAAACTTGCGTTGATACGCAGTGTGAAGTACGGCTACTACAAGTTCCCTGGAGGGGGAGTCGAAGAGGATGAGACTCTGATCGATGCGCTGATCCGCGAGGTCAGGGAGGAGACTGGGCTGGAGGTCATCCGCACGAGCATCCACGAATACGGGATGTCCAAGCGCAGGGAGAAGGGGATTTGGGACTACGTCCTCGACCAGGACAGCTACTACTACATATGCGATGTATCGGACAAGACCTACAGGCAGAAGCTGACCAAGCACGAGAAGGAGGCCAAGTTCGTCCTCGAGTATGCCGATCCGGAAACGGCCATCGAGGCCAACGAGAGATACCTCAAGAGGGACCATAAGGTGGCCATCGACAGGGACACCCGCATCCTCAGGATACTGGCCCACGAGCACTGA
- a CDS encoding nucleotide exchange factor GrpE, translating into MTGRSKEKKEETSNDDVEIIEEQPQVDPLKEAQEQAEKYLDMARRIQADFDNYRKRTQRENEDFKKYASAGIVIDLLTVVDDLDRALDHAEGDDVFVTGIRGVRANLMKVLEKNGLEEIPADGKFDPNYHEALMSVEGEEDDQIAEVFQKGYTLNGKVIRFTKVKVTKKTA; encoded by the coding sequence ATGACTGGAAGGTCTAAAGAGAAGAAGGAGGAAACATCCAACGACGATGTCGAGATCATCGAGGAGCAGCCCCAGGTCGATCCCTTGAAGGAGGCCCAGGAGCAGGCTGAGAAGTACCTCGACATGGCAAGGAGGATCCAGGCCGACTTCGATAACTACCGCAAGAGGACGCAGCGCGAGAATGAGGACTTCAAGAAGTACGCCTCGGCAGGAATCGTGATCGACCTCCTCACGGTGGTGGATGACCTCGACCGCGCATTGGATCACGCGGAGGGCGACGACGTGTTCGTCACCGGAATCCGCGGAGTGAGAGCGAATCTGATGAAGGTCCTGGAGAAGAACGGTCTCGAGGAGATCCCCGCAGACGGCAAGTTCGATCCCAACTACCACGAGGCCCTGATGTCCGTGGAGGGAGAGGAGGACGATCAGATCGCAGAGGTGTTCCAGAAGGGATACACACTCAACGGAAAGGTAATCAGGTTCACGAAAGTGAAAGTCACAAAGAAAACGGCTTAA